A section of the Humulus lupulus chromosome 2, drHumLupu1.1, whole genome shotgun sequence genome encodes:
- the LOC133814997 gene encoding uncharacterized mitochondrial protein AtMg00860-like: MGSPSTILEEEEGWHNENSEKEHEEHLRCMLETLKKEQLYAKFKKCEFWLDKINFLGHVVSKSGILVDPAKVEVVKGWSQPRNATEARSFLGLAGYDRRFIEGFSKIATPLTALNRMNSQFIWTEACEESFMELKN; the protein is encoded by the exons atggggagcccCAGTACTattcttgaagaagaagaaggatggcacAATGAGAAT TCAGAAAAAGAACATGAGGAACATCTAAGATGTATGTTGGAAACTCTCAAAAAGGAACAACTAtatgccaaattcaagaagtgtgaattttggctcgaTAAAATTAACTTTTTGGGACATGTTGTGTCAAAAAGTGGGATTttggtggatccagctaaggtagaaGTAGTAAAAGGATGGTCCCAGCCAAGGAATGCAACTGAAGCaagaagttttctgggcttaGCTGGATATGATCGACGATTCAtagaaggattttccaaaattgcAACCCCACTTACGGCGCTCAATAGAATGAATAGTCAATTCATATGGACGGAAGCTTGTGAGGAGAGCTTTATGGAATTAAAGAATTGA